A region of Vitis vinifera cultivar Pinot Noir 40024 chromosome 13, ASM3070453v1 DNA encodes the following proteins:
- the LOC100248525 gene encoding probable protein phosphatase 2C 25 has translation MQCAVAVASSPVFSPSRVSSVFCKSSVSSPDLRKLNLLRSPPPLTPSSSLSLPASPRLHKQEIVHKEFQEGLSVAPTTASKRKRPAKLSIPMIPACCFALDSPARVERLDEVEVEGEGYSVYCKRGRRAAMEDRYSADVDLGGDSKQAFFGVFDGHGGAKAADFAAKNITKNVMAEVTKKGDEGIEVAIKNGYLATDAEFLKEDVSGGSCCVTALIREGELHVSNAGDCRAVMSRGGIAEALTSDHRPSREDEMDRIQTLGGYVDRCHGVWRIQGSLAVSRGIGDRNLKQWVTAEPETKSLKIKPECEFLILASDGLWDKVTNQEAVDVVRPLCIGVDKPEPFSACKNLARLAIRGGSTDDISVMVIQLSHFLS, from the exons ATGCAGTGCGCTGTGGCTGTAGCGAGCTCTCCCGTGTTCTCACCGTCCAGGGTTTCTTCAGTCTTCTGCAAATCATCGGTTTCGTCTCCCGACCTTCGGAAGCTTAATCTCCTCCGCTCTCCGCCACCGTTGACACCCTCATCGTCACTGTCGTTGCCGGCGTCTCCGAGGCTACACAAGCAGGAAATTGTgcacaaggaatttcaggaggGGTTGTCGGTCGCGCCAACTACGGCTTCGAAACGGAAGAGGCCGGCGAAGTTGAGTATTCCGATGATTCCGGCGTGTTGCTTCGCGCTTGATTCGCCGGCGAGAGTGGAGAGGTTGGATGAGGTGGAGGTTGAGGGGGAGGGATACTCGGTGTATTGTAAGAGAGGGAGGAGGGCTGCCATGGAGGATCGCTACTCGGCTGATGTTGATCTCGGAGGAGATTCTAAACAG GCTttctttggtgtttttgatGGGCATGGAGGAGCAAAAGCTGCTGATTTTGCAGCAAAGAACATTACTAAGAATGTGATGGCTGAAGTGACAAAGAAAGGGGATGAAGGAATCGAGGTGGCAATAAAAAATGGTTACCTGGCCACTGATGCAGAGTTTTTGAAGGAAGATGTTAGTGGTGGTTCTTGCTGTGTGACTGCATTGATTCGGGAAGGTGAACTTCATGTCTCAAATGCAGGTGATTGTCGTGCTGTTATGAGCAGAGGAGGAATTGCTGAAGCCCTCACATCTGATCACCGACCTTCAAGGGAAGATGAAATGGATAGGATTCAAACTCTG GGTGGATATGTGGACCGTTGCCATGGTGTTTGGAGAATACAGGGTTCTCTTGCTGTGTCAAGAGGAATTGGAGACAGAAATCTTAAACAATGGGTAACAGCAGAACCAGAGACAAAAAGTTTAAAGATAAAACCCGAATGCGAGTTCTTAATCCTAGCTTCTGATGGCCTATGGGACAAG GTTACAAATCAGGAAGCAGTAGATGTAGTCCGGCCTTTATGCATAGGAGTTGATAAGCCAGAGCCATTTTCTGCTTGTAAAAATCTTGCTCGCCTGGCAATAAGGGGAGGCTCCACGGATGATATAAGTGTGATGGTAATCCAGTTAAGTCACTTCCTTTCATGA